A region of Myxococcus stipitatus DSM 14675 DNA encodes the following proteins:
- a CDS encoding family 3 encapsulin nanocompartment shell protein, with protein sequence MSANETAEAPAPSPGRVFAQAVALQGKNASVEFSHTITEAFPGFKRRPRIAVRGLFKVVKADGAKVKYWHEKPPDGPLAASVEDVGLRPEAAFEFHTDLAVLKPTTAWIQVPPALLDDPETLATFIDFRLLVRLCTAENQALARGRGGDRVRGILETPGVARLPARSDPVSSLLAACDRVEQMGGSADGILVNPADYYRYFVGKGGLLADLTSMGVRIARARMVDPGQVIVGDFTAAATIFDSGRSSIRFAEAPAGIFPRPGLAVCGEIHEALVVHLPTHFYVASLV encoded by the coding sequence ATGAGCGCGAACGAGACAGCGGAAGCGCCTGCCCCCTCTCCCGGAAGAGTCTTTGCCCAGGCCGTCGCCCTTCAAGGGAAGAACGCCTCGGTGGAGTTCTCACACACCATCACGGAGGCCTTCCCTGGCTTCAAGCGACGCCCGCGCATCGCCGTGCGTGGGCTGTTCAAGGTGGTGAAGGCAGACGGCGCCAAGGTGAAGTACTGGCACGAGAAGCCCCCGGACGGTCCCCTCGCGGCGTCCGTCGAGGACGTGGGACTTCGCCCCGAGGCGGCCTTCGAGTTCCACACGGACCTGGCCGTCCTCAAGCCGACGACCGCGTGGATTCAAGTCCCTCCGGCGCTGCTGGATGACCCGGAGACGCTGGCGACCTTCATCGACTTCCGCCTGCTGGTGCGGCTGTGCACGGCGGAGAACCAGGCGCTCGCCCGGGGCCGTGGGGGAGACCGCGTGCGTGGCATCCTGGAGACACCGGGCGTCGCCCGGCTCCCCGCGCGCTCGGACCCCGTCTCCTCACTCCTGGCCGCATGTGACAGGGTGGAGCAGATGGGCGGCAGCGCGGATGGCATCCTCGTCAACCCCGCGGACTACTACCGGTACTTCGTGGGGAAGGGCGGCCTGCTCGCGGACCTGACCAGCATGGGTGTGCGCATCGCACGGGCGCGCATGGTGGACCCGGGGCAGGTCATCGTCGGGGACTTCACCGCGGCGGCCACCATCTTCGACAGCGGACGCTCCTCCATCCGCTTCGCGGAAGCCCCCGCGGGCATCTTCCCGCGTCCGGGGCTGGCGGTGTGCGGCGAGATTCACGAGGCCCTCGTCGTCCACCTGCCCACCCACTTCTACGTCGCCTCCCTCGTCTGA
- a CDS encoding SAM-dependent methyltransferase — protein sequence MFNVMQVARQLKSAVLADPERFYSNETGAWVTGLPKPQDIQVVTGREPFWINLGYWRDVERVDETNCERVGELFMDAQAQMAHLLARTARLSEHDSVLDCGFGYADQDILWAEEYRPARIIGINVTPNQVRIGQERVKLTGLDTVVRLELGSATRIPYGSGEFDVAFALESAMHFRTRGDFLREAFRVLRPGGRLVMADMCQKTDRESGSGLRRRLRHRYWRGRMAFPEANVWTTQRYLTELREVGFQKVRLESIASDVYPAVNTALAALRGMTAAERKPGDITVAKVREDVRRARQMEFEQLQWLTLFNCDEYAIVHAEKP from the coding sequence ATGTTCAACGTCATGCAGGTCGCAAGGCAGCTGAAGAGCGCGGTGCTGGCGGACCCGGAGCGCTTCTACTCCAACGAGACGGGCGCCTGGGTCACCGGCCTCCCCAAACCCCAAGACATCCAGGTCGTCACGGGCCGGGAGCCCTTCTGGATAAACCTGGGCTACTGGCGCGACGTGGAGCGGGTGGACGAGACGAACTGCGAGCGGGTGGGTGAGCTGTTCATGGACGCCCAGGCGCAGATGGCCCACCTGCTCGCACGAACGGCGCGGTTGAGCGAGCACGACTCGGTGCTGGACTGTGGGTTTGGCTATGCGGACCAGGACATCCTCTGGGCGGAGGAATACCGTCCCGCGCGAATCATTGGCATCAATGTCACCCCCAACCAGGTCCGCATCGGCCAGGAGCGCGTCAAGCTCACGGGGTTGGACACCGTGGTGCGGTTGGAATTGGGCTCGGCGACACGGATTCCGTATGGCTCCGGCGAGTTCGACGTCGCCTTCGCCCTGGAGTCCGCCATGCATTTCCGGACGCGCGGCGACTTCCTGCGCGAGGCCTTCCGGGTGCTGCGGCCGGGCGGACGTCTGGTGATGGCGGACATGTGCCAGAAGACGGACCGCGAGTCGGGCAGCGGGCTGCGCCGCCGCCTGCGGCACCGCTACTGGCGGGGCCGGATGGCCTTTCCGGAGGCCAATGTCTGGACCACGCAGCGCTACCTCACGGAGCTGCGGGAGGTGGGCTTCCAGAAGGTGCGGCTGGAGTCCATCGCGTCGGATGTCTACCCCGCCGTCAACACGGCGCTGGCGGCGCTGCGAGGCATGACGGCCGCGGAGCGCAAGCCGGGCGACATCACGGTCGCCAAGGTGCGGGAGGACGTGCGGCGCGCGCGGCAGATGGAGTTCGAACAGCTCCAATGGCTGACGCTGTTCAACTGCGACGAGTACGCCATCGTCCACGCGGAGAAGCCCTGA
- the lysW gene encoding lysine biosynthesis protein LysW: MHALTKQSDSAEQARCPTCAQPIDGEGRVQGEVLTCSGCDGELEVVGLNPLRLEEAPEVEEDWGE; this comes from the coding sequence ATGCATGCACTGACGAAGCAATCGGACTCGGCCGAGCAGGCGCGGTGCCCCACGTGTGCTCAGCCCATCGATGGCGAGGGCCGCGTGCAGGGCGAGGTGCTCACGTGCTCGGGTTGTGACGGAGAGCTCGAGGTGGTGGGGCTCAACCCGCTGCGGCTCGAAGAGGCGCCCGAGGTGGAGGAGGACTGGGGCGAGTAG
- a CDS encoding non-ribosomal peptide synthetase has product MTQREPSLPNKVERAGRRPPLVHQPHSGVVPQSFAQQRLWFLSQLDAGGTSYNAPFAARLKGPLDVSVLKEAFLAVVTRHEVLRTTFGEEEGRPVQRIHEEAALEWRVEEVGEGDVTRRVEEEARRAFDLERGPLLRVRLLKVGTDDHVLVWVVHHIVFDGGAVGLLEKEVSEEYGAKVKGARRLEVQYADYARWQGEWLQGEVLETQLKWWTQALAEAPGVLELPADRARPAVQTFRGALKWRPLPEGLEGRLRALSRKEGVTLFMTLLAGFQALLARYSGQRDIVVGSPFGGRGHRHLEGLIGFFANMLALRTRVDDVSFQELCGRVKAMCLGAFSRQDVPFEQVVEALHLERDSSRSPLFQVAFVLEGAPSAALVLPGVEVADVPLEPGVSKFDVTLFARESARGLVTYWEFNTDLFDEETVSRWAEAYVRVLEAVVARPELRVSELPLVSEPERARLLGAWNDTRAAYPRDASIHELFEAQAVLTPDAIAVEFEGARLTFAELNRRANQLAHHLRRQGVEPGSRVGLFTRRSLEMVVATLGILKAGGAYVPLDPSYPVERLSFMCEDAGLKVLLVQSSLRSVLPPFGVDVVELEPSGRACSGESEESPAVGVPALALAYVMYTSGSTGRPKGVCIPHRGVVRLVKGSRFVALGPGEVFLQLAPISFDAATLELWGPLLNGGKLVVSSEQAPTVEELEAALVKHGITTLWLTAALFEQVMSTRPEALAAVRQVLTGGDVVSPAAVRARLERGGKVVNGYGPTENTTFTTTQVLEELGQVDAPSLSIGRPIANTQVYVLDASLACVPVGVWGELYTGGDGLAWGYQRGPELTAERFVPHPFSAEPGARLYRTGDRVRYRGDGSLEFAGRLDGQVKLRGFRIELGEVETALRAHPGVREVAVLARDDGPGGRWLVAYVVPSEREGGSVQDLRAHARARLPEYMVPSAFVSLPVLPLTPNGKLDRKVLPSPRAEVSGETSSAPRTAMEQVVADVLAPLLGLERMGREDHFFERGGHSLLATRAMSRLRQALGRDLPVRLLFESPTVARLAERLGREPGPHSTWVALRSGGTKRPFFCIHPVGGTVLAYAELAHGQEHDQPFFGLQAPGVDGEARPLDTVEALAVHHLQTIRTVQPQGPYLLGGWSMGGVLAFEVARRLREQGDDVALLFLIDAYARPETVDAEELRPERLGARFFKDLLRAAGADLPCSEDTLARMSAAEALHALETAGRAAAALPEASLSALRNVFESNLEAAWRHVPRPCAGEVLSLESSESPRPHEWELLAGGGVETHALPGDHYALLRPPVVQQVATILREALARIHTRGRPRRESA; this is encoded by the coding sequence ATGACGCAGCGCGAGCCCTCGCTCCCGAACAAGGTGGAGCGCGCGGGACGTCGGCCGCCGTTGGTGCACCAGCCGCATTCCGGAGTGGTGCCGCAGTCCTTCGCGCAGCAGCGACTGTGGTTCCTGTCACAGCTCGATGCGGGAGGGACCTCCTACAACGCGCCCTTCGCCGCGAGGCTGAAGGGGCCGCTGGACGTGAGCGTGTTGAAGGAAGCGTTCCTCGCGGTGGTGACGCGGCACGAGGTCCTGCGCACGACGTTCGGTGAGGAGGAGGGCCGGCCTGTCCAGCGCATCCACGAAGAGGCGGCGCTGGAGTGGCGTGTGGAGGAGGTGGGGGAAGGGGACGTGACGCGGCGGGTGGAGGAGGAGGCGAGACGCGCGTTCGACCTGGAGCGAGGGCCGCTGTTGCGGGTGCGGCTGCTGAAGGTGGGAACGGACGACCACGTCCTCGTGTGGGTGGTGCATCACATCGTGTTCGACGGGGGGGCGGTGGGGTTGTTGGAGAAGGAGGTCTCGGAGGAGTACGGGGCGAAGGTGAAGGGGGCGCGGAGGTTGGAGGTGCAGTACGCGGACTACGCGCGGTGGCAGGGGGAGTGGTTGCAGGGGGAGGTGCTGGAGACGCAGCTGAAGTGGTGGACGCAGGCGCTGGCGGAGGCGCCCGGGGTGTTGGAACTGCCCGCGGACCGCGCGAGGCCCGCGGTGCAGACCTTCCGAGGGGCCTTGAAGTGGAGGCCGCTGCCGGAGGGGCTGGAAGGGCGGCTGCGAGCGCTGAGTCGGAAGGAGGGCGTCACGCTGTTCATGACGCTGCTGGCGGGCTTCCAGGCGCTGCTGGCGCGCTACAGCGGCCAGCGGGACATCGTCGTCGGCTCGCCGTTCGGGGGCCGTGGCCATCGCCACCTGGAGGGGCTGATTGGCTTCTTCGCCAACATGCTCGCGTTGCGCACGCGGGTGGACGACGTCTCGTTCCAGGAGCTGTGCGGCCGGGTGAAGGCGATGTGCCTGGGCGCCTTCTCGCGCCAGGACGTCCCTTTCGAGCAGGTGGTGGAAGCACTTCACCTCGAGCGGGACTCCAGCCGCTCGCCGCTGTTCCAGGTGGCCTTCGTGCTCGAGGGAGCGCCCTCCGCCGCGCTGGTGTTGCCGGGGGTGGAGGTCGCGGACGTCCCTTTGGAGCCAGGGGTGTCCAAGTTCGACGTCACGTTGTTCGCACGCGAGAGCGCGCGTGGGCTCGTGACCTATTGGGAGTTCAACACGGACCTCTTCGACGAGGAGACGGTGTCGCGGTGGGCGGAGGCGTACGTGCGCGTGCTCGAGGCCGTGGTGGCGAGGCCCGAGCTGCGGGTGTCCGAGCTTCCACTCGTGAGCGAGCCGGAGCGCGCGCGCCTCCTGGGGGCGTGGAACGACACGCGGGCGGCGTATCCACGCGACGCGAGCATCCATGAGCTGTTCGAGGCGCAGGCGGTGCTCACGCCGGACGCCATTGCGGTGGAGTTCGAGGGGGCACGCCTCACCTTCGCCGAGCTGAACCGGCGAGCGAATCAGCTGGCGCATCACCTGCGTCGCCAGGGGGTGGAGCCTGGAAGCCGCGTGGGACTCTTCACCCGGCGCTCGCTGGAGATGGTGGTGGCGACGCTCGGCATCCTCAAGGCGGGAGGCGCCTATGTGCCGCTCGACCCGTCCTATCCGGTGGAGCGACTGTCGTTCATGTGTGAGGACGCGGGGCTGAAGGTGCTGCTCGTCCAGTCCTCGTTGCGCTCGGTGCTGCCTCCCTTCGGCGTGGACGTGGTCGAGCTGGAGCCCTCGGGGAGGGCCTGCTCGGGCGAGAGCGAGGAGAGCCCCGCGGTGGGGGTCCCCGCGTTGGCGCTGGCCTACGTGATGTACACGTCCGGGTCGACCGGCCGACCGAAGGGCGTCTGCATCCCGCATCGCGGCGTGGTGCGTCTGGTGAAGGGCAGTCGCTTCGTGGCGCTGGGGCCCGGAGAGGTCTTCCTCCAGCTCGCGCCCATCTCGTTCGACGCGGCGACGCTGGAGCTGTGGGGACCGCTGCTCAACGGCGGGAAGCTGGTGGTGTCTTCCGAGCAGGCGCCCACGGTGGAGGAGCTGGAGGCGGCGCTCGTGAAGCATGGCATCACGACGTTGTGGCTGACGGCGGCCCTCTTCGAGCAGGTCATGTCGACTCGCCCGGAGGCACTGGCGGCCGTGCGGCAGGTCCTCACCGGGGGCGATGTGGTGTCCCCGGCGGCGGTGCGCGCGCGGCTGGAGCGTGGCGGGAAGGTGGTCAACGGCTATGGCCCCACGGAGAACACCACGTTCACCACGACGCAGGTGCTCGAGGAGCTCGGGCAGGTGGACGCCCCCTCGCTGTCCATTGGAAGGCCCATCGCGAACACGCAGGTCTACGTGTTGGATGCGTCCCTCGCGTGTGTCCCCGTGGGCGTCTGGGGCGAGCTGTACACCGGCGGCGATGGGCTGGCCTGGGGCTATCAGCGCGGGCCGGAGCTGACGGCGGAGCGCTTCGTCCCGCATCCCTTCAGCGCGGAGCCGGGGGCCCGGCTGTATCGGACGGGAGACCGGGTTCGTTACCGGGGGGATGGGTCGCTCGAGTTCGCGGGCCGACTGGATGGGCAGGTGAAGCTCCGAGGCTTTCGCATCGAGCTGGGTGAAGTCGAGACCGCGCTCCGGGCGCATCCCGGTGTCCGGGAGGTCGCGGTGCTCGCGCGAGACGATGGGCCAGGAGGCCGCTGGCTCGTCGCGTACGTCGTGCCGTCGGAGCGCGAGGGGGGCTCGGTCCAGGACTTGCGAGCCCACGCTCGAGCCCGGCTGCCGGAGTACATGGTGCCGTCGGCCTTCGTGTCGCTGCCCGTGCTCCCGCTCACGCCGAACGGGAAGCTGGACAGGAAGGTGCTCCCTTCGCCGAGGGCGGAGGTGTCGGGAGAGACGTCCTCGGCGCCGCGCACCGCGATGGAGCAGGTGGTGGCGGACGTGCTCGCACCGCTGCTGGGGCTGGAGCGGATGGGGCGCGAGGACCACTTCTTCGAGAGGGGGGGCCACTCACTGCTGGCCACGCGGGCCATGTCGAGGCTGCGACAAGCCCTCGGCCGCGACCTGCCGGTGCGTCTCCTGTTCGAGTCGCCCACCGTCGCGAGGCTCGCGGAGCGGCTGGGACGCGAGCCTGGACCCCACTCGACCTGGGTGGCGCTGCGAAGCGGCGGGACGAAGCGTCCCTTCTTCTGCATCCATCCGGTGGGAGGAACGGTGCTCGCCTACGCGGAGCTCGCGCATGGGCAGGAGCACGACCAGCCATTCTTCGGCTTGCAGGCCCCCGGAGTCGACGGCGAGGCGCGTCCGCTCGACACCGTGGAGGCGCTGGCGGTCCATCACCTCCAGACGATTCGCACCGTGCAGCCTCAAGGGCCCTACCTCCTCGGAGGCTGGTCCATGGGCGGCGTGCTCGCCTTCGAGGTGGCGCGGCGGCTCCGGGAGCAGGGTGACGACGTGGCGCTGCTGTTCCTCATCGACGCCTACGCTCGCCCCGAGACGGTGGACGCGGAGGAGTTGCGGCCCGAGCGTTTGGGCGCGCGCTTCTTCAAGGACCTGCTGCGCGCGGCGGGCGCGGACCTGCCGTGCTCGGAGGACACGCTCGCGCGAATGTCCGCGGCGGAGGCACTCCATGCGCTGGAGACCGCGGGGCGCGCGGCGGCGGCGCTTCCGGAGGCGAGCCTCTCCGCGTTGCGAAATGTGTTCGAGTCCAACCTCGAGGCCGCCTGGCGCCATGTGCCCCGGCCCTGCGCCGGTGAAGTGCTCTCGCTCGAGTCGAGCGAGTCGCCGCGCCCCCACGAGTGGGAGCTGTTGGCGGGAGGAGGTGTGGAAACCCATGCGCTCCCGGGAGACCACTACGCCTTGCTGCGTCCTCCGGTCGTCCAGCAGGTCGCGACGATTCTGCGCGAGGCCCTGGCGCGCATTCACACGCGCGGACGTCCCCGGCGCGAGTCCGCTTGA
- a CDS encoding 3-hydroxyacyl-CoA dehydrogenase NAD-binding domain-containing protein, with protein MSEQNTIRWEQDADGIVLLTMDDPNQSANTMNAAYIASMRATVNRLAQEKATITGVILTSAKKTFFAGGDLKDLLRIRKEDAKQAFEFGQEIKAQLRVLETLGKPVVAAINGAALGGGLEIALACHRRIVADVKGAQIGLPEVTLGLLPGGGGVVRTVRMLGIVDAMMKVLLQGQRYRPKEAQEVGLVHEVVDSVEALLPAAKAWVKANPSAQQPWDAKGYKIPGGTPSSPGLATNLPAFPANLRKQIKGTNLPAPRAIMAVAVESTQVDVDTAFTIESRYFTELVTGQVAKNMIQAFFFDMQHINSGGGRPKGHPQHTAKKVGVLGAGMMGAGIAYVCAKAGIDVVLKDVSQAAADKGKQYSVKLVEKGVQKGKTTKEKGDALLARITPTSDPAALQGCDLVIEAVFESVELKHKVFQEVQGVVAPDAVLASNTSTLPITQLAEGVKRSEDFVGMHFFSPVDKMPLLELIAGKKTSDATLAKAIDIAVQIGKTPIVVNDSRGFFTSRVIGTFLNEAIAMVGEGLAPASIEQAGLQAGYPAAPLSLMDELTLTLPRKIRQETKAAVEASGQTWVEHGSATVIDALIDQHGRKGRSTGGGFYDYADDKRTGLWPGLAQHFTRAGHTIPFEDMKDRMLFAEAIDTVRCFDEGVLRSAADANIGSILGIGFPPWTGGVVQFINGYEGPTGTSLKGFILRARELAERYGKHFLPPASLVEKAERGELLK; from the coding sequence ATGAGCGAGCAGAACACCATCCGCTGGGAACAGGATGCCGACGGCATCGTCCTCTTGACGATGGACGACCCGAACCAGTCCGCCAACACGATGAACGCCGCGTACATCGCGTCCATGCGTGCGACCGTGAACCGGCTGGCCCAGGAGAAGGCCACCATCACCGGCGTCATCCTCACGTCCGCCAAGAAGACCTTCTTCGCCGGCGGAGACCTCAAGGACCTGTTGCGCATCCGCAAGGAGGACGCGAAGCAGGCCTTCGAGTTCGGGCAGGAGATCAAGGCGCAGCTGCGCGTGCTGGAGACGCTGGGCAAGCCCGTCGTCGCCGCCATCAACGGCGCGGCGCTGGGCGGCGGGCTGGAGATTGCCCTCGCGTGTCACCGCCGCATCGTCGCCGACGTGAAGGGCGCGCAGATTGGCCTGCCGGAAGTGACGCTGGGCCTGTTGCCCGGTGGCGGCGGCGTGGTGCGCACCGTGCGCATGCTGGGCATCGTGGACGCGATGATGAAGGTGCTGCTCCAGGGCCAGCGCTACCGTCCCAAGGAGGCCCAGGAGGTGGGCCTGGTGCATGAGGTGGTGGACTCCGTGGAGGCGCTCCTGCCCGCGGCCAAGGCGTGGGTGAAGGCGAACCCGAGCGCGCAGCAGCCGTGGGACGCCAAGGGCTACAAGATTCCGGGCGGCACGCCGTCCTCGCCCGGCCTGGCGACCAACCTGCCCGCCTTCCCCGCCAACCTGCGCAAGCAGATCAAGGGCACGAACCTGCCCGCCCCGCGCGCCATCATGGCCGTGGCGGTGGAGAGCACGCAGGTGGACGTGGACACCGCGTTCACCATCGAGTCGCGCTACTTCACCGAGCTCGTCACGGGCCAGGTCGCGAAGAACATGATTCAGGCGTTCTTCTTCGACATGCAGCACATCAACTCCGGCGGCGGCCGCCCCAAGGGCCATCCGCAGCACACCGCGAAGAAGGTGGGCGTGCTGGGCGCGGGGATGATGGGCGCGGGCATCGCCTACGTGTGCGCCAAAGCGGGCATCGACGTGGTGCTCAAGGACGTGAGCCAGGCCGCCGCGGACAAGGGCAAGCAGTACTCCGTCAAGCTCGTGGAGAAGGGCGTCCAGAAGGGCAAGACGACGAAGGAGAAGGGCGACGCGCTGCTGGCGCGAATCACCCCCACCTCGGACCCGGCGGCGCTCCAGGGCTGCGACCTGGTCATCGAGGCCGTCTTCGAGAGCGTGGAGCTCAAGCACAAGGTCTTCCAGGAGGTCCAGGGCGTCGTGGCCCCGGACGCGGTGCTGGCGTCCAACACCTCCACGCTGCCCATCACCCAGCTGGCGGAAGGGGTGAAGCGCTCGGAGGACTTCGTGGGCATGCACTTCTTCTCCCCCGTGGACAAGATGCCGCTGCTGGAGCTCATCGCGGGCAAGAAGACGAGCGACGCCACGCTGGCGAAGGCCATCGACATCGCGGTGCAGATCGGCAAGACGCCCATCGTCGTCAATGACAGCCGGGGCTTCTTCACCAGCCGCGTCATCGGCACGTTCCTCAACGAGGCCATCGCCATGGTGGGCGAGGGCCTGGCCCCCGCGTCCATCGAGCAGGCGGGACTCCAGGCGGGCTACCCCGCCGCGCCGCTGTCCCTCATGGACGAGCTCACGCTGACGCTGCCGCGCAAGATCCGCCAGGAGACGAAGGCGGCCGTGGAGGCCTCCGGCCAGACGTGGGTGGAGCACGGCAGCGCCACGGTCATCGACGCGCTGATTGACCAACATGGGCGCAAGGGCCGCTCCACCGGTGGTGGCTTCTACGACTACGCGGACGACAAGCGCACGGGCTTGTGGCCGGGCCTCGCCCAGCACTTCACCCGCGCGGGCCACACCATCCCCTTCGAGGACATGAAGGACCGGATGCTATTCGCCGAGGCCATCGACACGGTGCGCTGCTTCGACGAGGGCGTGCTGCGCTCGGCGGCGGACGCCAACATCGGCTCCATCCTGGGCATCGGCTTCCCACCCTGGACGGGCGGCGTGGTCCAGTTCATCAACGGCTATGAGGGCCCCACCGGCACCAGCCTGAAGGGCTTCATCCTCCGGGCGCGAGAGCTGGCGGAGCGCTATGGCAAGCACTTCCTGCCCCCCGCGTCGCTCGTCGAGAAGGCCGAGCGAGGCGAGCTGCTGAAGTAG